The following nucleotide sequence is from Primulina tabacum isolate GXHZ01 chromosome 2, ASM2559414v2, whole genome shotgun sequence.
GATTATAAGCATAGATGACAATAGTTCTTAAATTCTTCCACCGTAACCCTGGATGATCTAGTTCTGACTTCAGAGACCTGAGTTGGATCCTCTTCTCGATAGAAAGAGACCAATGCTTGTTTTTCTCCTGCAAGTGTTGGAGTCGAAAAAATTGTTTGCATAATCTAAACCATCCCAACATATTTGATTCTATTTTATACCTGGGAAAAATGAGTTTCGAATACCGAGGCATGTTGAGATGGCCATTGGTGCTACCTCGTCGTCCTTTGGAATGCTGGTCGTTGGTGCCCCATTGATTCGTGTCCTCTTCTCTGATCTCGTTCTTTCAAGCGCATGGTTGACAGACACATGGAAATCTTTTCCAACTTATCCGAAAGAGCTTGTTGCCGTTTCTTGGCAGCTACCTTGTACTATTGGATAACTTTCTGCAAAAGCTTTAAAGTTTTGTTGAAAAACGTGATATCCCTCTTGTACCAGTTTGTTATGGTCCCATGTTTTAGATTCAGTAATGGGGTGATTCTTTCAGGCTCGCTAGAGAGAATCTTTTGATTTCTTTTTTTGAGACTCTTGGAAGAGGACCTCAGATCTCGTAAGACAAGTTTGTGaataatttcttgataattttACTATTGCAACCTATCTCTATTTATAACAAGTATATAATGATTAAACAAAGATAATAAaatcttaataaaaaaataaaatatcaccaTATCATAACCAAAATAAAAAGATCATTTGATCATAAATAGAAGTATCACCATGTCCTAACAAAAATATAAGATAACAACAAATCAAATTTCTAGATAAAAGATAATAGCATATCAGTTTATTTTTTGGGCTTAACTTTCCATCTTGCTGCAATGGATTATTACATGTAAGGCCCATGACCCATCACATTTAAGCACCTTAGCTTCATAACATCAGAAACAAGATTCTGGTGTAAGAACCTCAAAGAAAATAACATGGAAATGCATGATGTCATGCACCATGCAAAACCCTAGCCACCGTCTATGCACACCGTTGTGCAGTGGACATGCTATAAGTTGagaaaaactttaaaatatgcaAGGTGCTGCACACTGGGTGCTTGAAATTCCAAAATACCACTATTTATGCACAGGGCATCTACCGTGAAATTAACCTGCACACTGCATGACACCATTGATTGGGTCGATACGGAGCTGCAAAAGGCAgtcaaaatttcagaaaatacAATCAACATCACATGGTGGCCATGCACTAAGCTATGCTAATTACTTCCTTAGAATTTTGTCGAAAACTTGATTTTTCGATCCATTCAGAAGTTCAAGTTACACACTAAAATATTAGGTTCGAATCATTTTTAAACgataattttgagaaaattatcGTAAGTACAATTCAGGACCTTACAATAGCTAAAAAGATTGTGACTGGAGTCTCCAGTGGTTCTCTCATCTCTGAATAGTTAATGTATTTCTTGTTCTATTCAAGAGGTGACTAAGTACTAACATCTGACTTGTTCAACTTCACAAAATTCTTTCAGCTATGGTGCCTCAGTATTGGCTTACAGAAGGAGGCCAGAGTGCCACTGGCGCTTCACTAGATTATATCATAGAGAACCATATCGCTTCTCCACATCTGGCGAATCGAGCGGCTTCTCGATGTGAGATTGCCTGAACTTCTCACAGCTGTTTAATATggttttatattttatgttagGTCTATTTCTCCCGCCTAATcgcttttaaaaattttcctcTTTCTGGTCTTGTAGGCATTTCAATATTTGAACTTCTTGGTGAGATACTGGAGTCGGTGAAACAAGAACTAGGTTCTCCTTTTCTCGCTGCTCTGACTAATGATGTTCACGTCCTCCCCGATTTTCATGGAAACAGGTAAAAGCTTAAAATTTTTTCGATCCTTTTATATTTGGAACTCGCAAATATAAATTGTTGATTGCCTTCTAAAAAGCAAATATAAATTGTTGATTGTACCTTCTAAACTTTTATTTTAGATCTCCGATTGCAGATCCAAAATCGAAAGGAATGATATGTGGCTTAACTCTTGATACAAGTGAAAAGCAGCTGGCTCTTCTTTATCTTGCCACAGTGCAGGGAATTGCATATGGGACACGACATATTGTAGAGCATTGCAATTCCCATGGACACAAAGTAAGGAAGTTGATGCATGCGATGTTTCATCCTATATTTTAAGCAATTTCTCTGTGCTATAGTTGGAAATCATTGGCAGATATTACGCTAGAAAAATTGTAGTTATAATTGTATTGTTTCTTAATAATTACAATTGTTAGGATAATTCATGTAGATCTTCTTTGTTGTGCTTGGTAGGAAACTCCAGCATTTTAAACTAATAATTAACCCTCCCGCCTATAGTGTTTTTCTCTCTCTAGGGTGCTATACATACTTTTATACACAATCATGAAGTTGTCGCAAATTGGAGTTTTAAAAGCAAAAGTATTTGTAGAATTTGGGATGCCATAAAAGGagaaaatttattatgttattataATAGTGAAATGATATTTTGACTGCCTTCTTCATAGGTGCATAGAAAAATGCATACTACAAATAAATATCGGCTTGAGGGTTTTAGTTCTCAATTAAAACTTTCATGAGTGGTTTTGGCCGTTTTGGCATAATGTGGTGTGGGTCCACTTTGTTATTTACCCCAATTTTTGTGTCATTACGTTGGCAGCGTTGCTTGCTTTCTGCTAAttgctttaagtttatattgaTCACATTATCCTGACATCTCTGGTGCGCCGTGTGCCATATAATTTTATAAGATGAACGATCTGATTTGTTCTTAAAATTAACACATATGTTGCATTCTCAATGACTTTTGGCCATATGTTATTCCTATCTGCTCATTGTCTCCAGATTGACACGTTGCTTGCATGTGGTGGACTTGCAAAGAATTCGTTGTTCGTTCAAGAGCATGCAGACATCATAGGTTATCTTTGTCTCTCTACATATATACATGTGCGCATTTGCGCATACATGCATTCGTACCAGTGAATATGCTTGGAAGAAGATGACTTccgaaagtttattttgtaacTTTGTTCCATCTATCTCTCCAATAAGTTATCTTGAATCTTGAATGGGTTATAGTTTAGCTGCACACGTGAACCATTATGTTTTTTTATCTATAATCTTTACACTGTCCTAGTATAATGGCCATAGCAGTCGGAATGTTTTGGAAAAATAAAACTCACAAACTTTGTATGCACATTCATTGTCAGCTTCACTTGTTACTGGCCTCCTTAGATGGTGATTGACACATAATGTTCATTTTAATTCTGTGTTGGAGAGAATTTCAAAGGGTTTTGCATTTTTCCATTGACGCCTTTAGATGGCAGTGATCATACTTGAAATTTCCAGACTTGATCTATGCCTGTTTTGGAGGGGAGAAGAACTCGATCCACGATGTCTTTTTTTCTTGCCTTGAGTTGAATACTTCTTTTCCTTTCTAAATTTCAGACTGAAGATACTTTtggcaatactgtatatttggGCAGGTTATCCTATAGTTCTTCCCCGAGAAAATGAATCTGTGTTATTGGGTGCTGCTATTCTTGGTGCTGTTGCCTCGAAGAAATATTCCACTGTCCGAGAGGCCATGAGAGCATTAAATGCAGCTGGTCAGGTATGCATGTAACTGCTTCTTGTTATATCCAAAATGATTTAATCGTTAAAGGGAGAGAGATGGTTATCAATATTACACGATCTTCAGCTATAACACTTGAGTTCGTAGCATGATACAAGTCATGTGGTAAGCATCTCTTCCGCTTTTGCGCATATATATTTTTCGCCATTGTCATCTGCTTAAAACTATAAAGAGATGCAGACCAAGTAAATCCtctatttttatcatttatccTCTCTTCTTCTCCTTTGGATTGTTCCATATTCTGTCTACGTTTCTGATCTATACCATTTATGAGACGAGTATTTATCTAGTTGTAGGCTTGTAGCACCTAAGCATTTTACGAAGATTCACCCAAATTTtggttttaattttatatttttgggaaatgtttggggaaaatgttttgaaagattaaactattttttttattgttttatcaggaggcatttttttattgtatgtcaaatattgtaaattttgtttaaattggTATTTGTAGAAAATATAATAGGGACGACGGTCCAAATAAAATGAGAGATTATTAAATACTTTTAACGATCCATCTTTAAATATTTGCTATCTCTTGGATTTATggtttttcataatttttaataGGTTGTGCATCCCTCTAAAGATCCAAAAGTAAAGAAGTACCATGATGCTAAATATCAGATATTCCGGGAACTTTACGAGCAGCAGCTGTCTATGCGTTCCACGATGAATCAAGCTCTTTCATAGGTTTTTACCTCGATTTTTCTCCGTTGTATCGAGGAATTCTTGGAAAGTTGGTACTTGTTTTATCTTGATCTCTTGCATATTGGTTTGGGCAAGTAATTATCGTGTATATAGATAGATAATCTCGATATATTTTGTTCCTTTAAAACGATTATAGTTTTTACTGCTCAAGTAATGGGTGTTTGTTACAGCATAGGTTTGCATACTTTTCTGCATCCGAATTTGTAGAATCAGTTGAAATGTTCTTTCTGAACGTGCAAGTGAAGCGTTATTTCACTGTTCAAATAATTGAAGTACCATCGTTGCACGTTgtctaatattattttattactttTTGCCGTATGATGGTGGCAAAAAGTTCCATGTCTTAAATCTTCTTTCACGAACTTTATGTGAGTGAAAAAGTCTAATGAAAAAGTTTATTAGGATAATTATTTCAACAATGATTatcttttaaatatattttgagtCCTTTAATTGAGGTTTGTATAGAAAAAGCAATATGTATTGCACGAACTTCACGTGAGTCAAAAAGTCTAATGATAAAGTttgttaaaataattattttaacaatgtttcttttaaaattatcaATATGTGTCGTTTAATTGAGGTTTATGTTATTTGCGGAAAGTAAAAGAAAGAAGCCCTACATGGACTCGTCCAATTTCCTAGCCGCGGAGAAAGTTATCGGAAAGAAAGTTAATGAGCGTCAAGGATCTATCTTATGGTCTAGCGGCAATTGTGAGGTCCCGAGATTCAAGAGGTCTTGGATTAGAATACTGCTTGCGTGAGTTATTtagttatataaaaatatttctgaAAGTGTGTTGTTTTATAGTATTAGTGGTTTGTTCTTTTCGTTGTTTATTAAGTGAgtgaataataaaataaagaacacGAGGACACCAGAATTTTAATGTGGTTCGGTTCAACTGACCTACATCCAATGGGTCATGTTCAACTAACAAGTGAATTCACTAAATATATAATGTTATGATCATAAAAGGACTTATTCAAATAAAAGACTCTTTTTTTCTAAAGACGCATCGATGACACTCATTCAGTATACTTCACTTGGCGAGCTCCACTCGTCTTTAATATCTTCCAACTTAAACTCTTTTTGAAATTGTGGATTGTTCTCTCTCGAGAATTTCTCTCCCAATTAATGAATCACGAAGTTTTGAGTGTGTGCGCACCACTAGCA
It contains:
- the LOC142530529 gene encoding uncharacterized protein LOC142530529 isoform X2, whose protein sequence is MDHRAVKQAERINSSSSPVLEYCGGAVSPEMQPPKLLWVKENLPESWSMAFRWMDLSDWLSYRATGDDTRSLCTTVCKWTYLGHAHMQQINEKDSRDMEALGWDDDFWEEIGLGDLVDGHHSKIGRSVAFPGHALGSGLTPDAAKELGLVAGTPVGSSLIDAHAGGVGVMESAPASDLESKEVDEETICHRMVLVCGTSTCHMAISKTKLFIPGVWGPFWSAMVPQYWLTEGGQSATGASLDYIIENHIASPHLANRAASRCISIFELLGEILESVKQELGSPFLAALTNDVHVLPDFHGNRSPIADPKSKGMICGLTLDTSEKQLALLYLATVQGIAYGTRHIVEHCNSHGHKIDTLLACGGLAKNSLFVQEHADIIGYPIVLPRENESVLLGAAILGAVASKKYSTVREAMRALNAAGQVVHPSKDPKVKKYHDAKYQIFRELYEQQLSMRSTMNQALS